One region of Primulina tabacum isolate GXHZ01 chromosome 17, ASM2559414v2, whole genome shotgun sequence genomic DNA includes:
- the LOC142530489 gene encoding zinc finger BED domain-containing protein RICESLEEPER 2-like, with protein MSNQLSKWGSNLMDGKHLHVRCVAHIINLIVQDGLKEVGNSVRRVRQAIRYIRESPARIKKFKDCCELEKITSKKSLCLDVVTRWNSTYLMLKVALEFENAFVSYAIHDPGLLDHLLTHVCEDGKDVGALTSGDWENVRKIEKFLEAFYNLTLRVSGSSYVTSNIHFHEIGELSCVLKLLVESDDSVLDTMAKRMKSKFDKYWGAPEKMNKMIFIACVLDPRFKFDYVAFVLSKMKMYGQDKGEQLRVEIKLYMTSLFEGYRKVTSKMSQGSSTSKVEPSVNSSKFPTLAEMARDVLAIPISTVASESAFSTGGRVLDSFRSSLTPRLVQALICLQDWFRKESSPIKVEEHLDHLEEIESGFWNLRILSSNILKEMAIRNVLGLSDVEFHSSWLTLCYLSYY; from the exons ATGTCAAACCAATTAAGTAAATGGGGAAGTAATTTGATGGATGGTAAACACCTTCATGTGAGGTGTGTGGCTCATATAATCAATCTCATTGTTCAAGATGGCTTGAAAGAAGTTGGAAATTCTGTGAGACGAGTTAGACAAGCTATAAGATATATTAGAGAATCTCCTGCAAGgattaaaaaattcaaagattGTTGTGAACTTGAAAAGATAACAAGTAAGAAGTCCTTGTGTTTGGATGTTGTTACTAGGTGGAATTCTACTTACTTAATGTTGAAAGTTGCTTTGGAATTTGAAAATGCTTTTGTAAGTTATGCTATTCATGATCCTGGATTGTTGGATCATCTTCTTACCCATGTTTGTGAAGATGGAAAGGATGTAGGTGCATTGACAAGTGGTGATTGGGAAAATGTGAGAAAAATTGAGAAGTTTCTTGAAGCTTTTTATAATCTTACGTTGAGAGTTTCAGGTTCATCATATGTTACTTCAAATATCCACTTTCATGAAATTGGCGAGCTTTCTTGCGTTTTAAAGTTGTTGGTAGAGAGTGATGACAGTGTTTTGGATACGATGGCAAAAAGGATGAAATCTAAATTTGACAAATATTGGGGTGCTCCAGAAAAAATGAATaagatgatttttattgcatgtgtGCTTGATCctcgtttcaaatttgattatgTGGCTTTTGTGCTTTCGAAGATGAAGATGTATGGGCAAGATAAAGGGGAGCAATTAAGAGTTGAAATAAAGTTGTATATGACTTCTTTGTTTGAAGGATATAGGAAGGTCACTTCAAAAATGTCTCAAGGATCATCCACTAGTAAAGTTGAGCCATCGG TTAATTCTTCCAAATTTCCTACTCTGGCTGAGATGGCTCGTGATGTATTAGCGATTCCTATTTCGACTGTGGCGTCGGAAAGTGCTTTTAGCACCGGGGGACGTGTTCTAGATTCATTTAGAAGTTCATTAACACCTCGATTAGTGCAAGCTCTAATTTGCCTTCAAGATTGGTTCCGAAAAGAATCTTCTCCCATTAAAGTAGAAGAACACTTGGATCATCTTGAAGAGATTGAATCTG GATTTtggaatttgagaattttaagttcaaatattttgaaggagatGGCCATACGAAATGTTTTGGGATTGTCAGACGTGGAGTTTCATTCGAGCTGGTTGACACTTTGTTATCTTTCCTATTACTGA